A stretch of the Pseudobacteriovorax antillogorgiicola genome encodes the following:
- a CDS encoding serine hydrolase domain-containing protein: MTDVNKTNTPWVTECLEDGFFSHCYLATGAFGSKPQVSNLARNLSTGRIFDLASLTKALVTAPLVYFYCTKGCLSIDQRFSYYLPHLLPQPFDRMTIHDLLAHRSGLPPWRNFWINRLDTSSPRFMQRKERLDLVSDVLKRVDLKPEAGEAYSDIGFIALGILLEKIMAKDLNEAFMEFCEQELAYSSDEWGFAPDIVSQDFISTGTCALRKRALVGEVHDENCAALGSIAGHAGLFSSGNALLGYLESLSRHPKMSRFLSLNAQAAMDGHPMFGLRVGDDPSSSPFGNGHAIGHLGFTGTAFWLDWNRQIYGLVLSNRVVSGRVNPRIKTFRKEAFSFLQSIHHDS; encoded by the coding sequence ATGACAGACGTAAATAAGACCAATACTCCCTGGGTAACTGAATGCCTTGAGGACGGATTTTTTAGCCACTGTTATTTAGCAACTGGGGCCTTTGGATCGAAGCCTCAGGTGTCAAATCTTGCAAGAAATCTAAGCACGGGAAGAATTTTTGACCTAGCTTCACTCACTAAAGCCCTTGTGACAGCTCCTCTAGTATACTTCTATTGCACCAAGGGTTGCTTAAGCATTGATCAGCGGTTTTCGTACTACCTTCCTCATCTTCTGCCACAACCATTCGATCGAATGACAATCCATGATCTGTTGGCTCACAGATCCGGCTTGCCACCTTGGAGGAATTTCTGGATCAATCGTCTCGATACGAGTAGCCCGCGATTTATGCAGAGGAAGGAACGTCTAGACTTGGTCTCAGATGTTCTGAAGCGGGTTGATTTAAAGCCCGAGGCTGGTGAAGCATACAGTGATATAGGGTTCATCGCCCTAGGGATCCTGTTAGAAAAGATTATGGCTAAAGATCTCAACGAAGCTTTTATGGAATTTTGCGAGCAGGAATTGGCTTATTCATCTGACGAATGGGGGTTTGCTCCTGATATCGTTTCACAAGACTTTATTTCCACAGGAACGTGCGCCTTGAGGAAGAGGGCTCTAGTGGGAGAAGTCCATGATGAAAACTGTGCGGCGCTCGGATCAATTGCGGGGCATGCTGGGCTATTTTCGTCGGGAAATGCTCTGCTAGGGTACTTGGAGTCACTGAGTAGACATCCTAAGATGAGCCGGTTCTTAAGTTTGAATGCTCAGGCGGCCATGGATGGTCATCCAATGTTTGGTCTGCGTGTTGGAGATGATCCTAGCTCAAGCCCTTTTGGAAATGGGCATGCAATTGGCCACTTGGGATTTACAGGGACTGCCTTCTGGCTGGATTGGAATCGACAGATCTATGGGCTTGTGCTAAGCAATCGAGTCGTATCAGGGAGAGTGAATCCTCGCATTAAGACTTTCAGAAAAGAGGCTTTTAGCTTTTTACAAAGCATACATCATGACTCATAA
- the lptB gene encoding LPS export ABC transporter ATP-binding protein, whose amino-acid sequence MAEPLKLEAVELRKSFKSREVVKSVSFEIREQEVVGLLGPNGAGKTTSFYMVVGLLYPNSGKVLMGGRDITKLPMHIRARRGISYLPQNMSIFRKMSVEDNFKSVMEVVGVPAHERKNLLEELLTKFQIGHISKSMGAALSGGERRRVEIARSLIIKPKFLLLDEPFAGIDPVTVQEIQGIIQKLRDEEGLGVLITDHNVRETLGACDRSYILTSGNIVAHGLPDEIANNQVVREVYLGENFRL is encoded by the coding sequence TTGGCGGAGCCCCTAAAACTCGAAGCAGTCGAGCTAAGAAAATCTTTTAAGTCGCGGGAAGTTGTTAAGTCTGTAAGCTTTGAGATCCGTGAGCAGGAAGTTGTAGGCCTTCTGGGCCCAAATGGTGCTGGTAAGACCACCAGCTTCTATATGGTGGTTGGCTTGCTTTATCCCAATTCAGGCAAGGTCTTGATGGGGGGGCGTGATATCACGAAGCTACCGATGCACATTCGAGCCCGTCGGGGTATTTCTTACTTACCTCAGAATATGTCGATCTTTCGCAAGATGAGTGTTGAAGATAACTTTAAATCGGTTATGGAAGTTGTGGGTGTTCCTGCCCATGAAAGAAAAAACCTGCTAGAAGAACTACTCACTAAATTTCAGATTGGTCATATTTCGAAAAGTATGGGCGCGGCTTTATCCGGGGGAGAGCGGCGGCGGGTTGAAATTGCCCGGTCTTTGATCATAAAGCCAAAATTCTTGCTCCTCGATGAACCCTTCGCGGGTATTGACCCTGTTACCGTTCAAGAAATACAGGGAATTATTCAGAAACTTAGAGATGAAGAAGGGCTGGGAGTTTTAATTACAGACCACAATGTACGAGAAACCCTAGGAGCCTGTGATCGATCTTACATACTTACCAGTGGAAATATTGTGGCTCACGGACTTCCTGATGAAATTGCGAATAATCAGGTTGTGCGAGAGGTCTACTTAGGAGAAAACTTCAGATTGTGA
- a CDS encoding CTP synthase: MGRRHRTKFIFVTGGVVSSLGKGIVGASVGALLENRGLKVSLTKVDPYLNVDPGTMSPFQHGEVFVTDDGAETDLDIGHYERYTSARLTRANSFSTGQVYDTVLSKERRGDYLGGTVQVIPHVTDQIKQNIYASSEGADVGIIEIGGTVGDIESLPFLEAIRQIQYDLGEENVLYLHLTLVPYIGAAHELKTKPTQHSVKELRQIGIQPHILVCRADRPLPEELKHKIGLFCNVKAECVVDACDVDNIYKVPLYLHNQGLDQLIVDHLNIWTRNPDLLEWKQIEDALDHPRTTCKVAIVGKYTDVIDSYKSINESLVHSGIANRAKIEVEYVDATEINSDNVAEALDAFDGVIVPGGFGNRGTEGKIEAIRHLRESKKPFLGICLGMQLAAVEFARNALGLSNAHSVELNPNTEYPIIHLMEEQKDVEELGGTMRLGAYPCTITSGSKAMEAYKKEQISERHRHRYEFNNDFRDGFREKGMVFSGMSPDETLVEMIELQDHPWFVGCQFHPELKSSPMEPHPLFRDFVRASIEARKDEHGR; encoded by the coding sequence ATGGGTCGGCGTCATCGCACCAAGTTTATTTTTGTTACGGGCGGCGTAGTCTCTTCACTTGGCAAAGGCATTGTCGGAGCTAGCGTGGGAGCATTACTAGAAAATCGGGGTTTAAAGGTTAGCCTGACAAAGGTTGATCCCTATCTCAATGTGGATCCAGGAACCATGAGTCCTTTTCAGCATGGTGAAGTTTTTGTCACCGATGATGGAGCGGAAACAGATCTCGATATAGGACACTACGAGCGCTATACCTCAGCTCGACTCACCCGGGCTAACAGCTTTTCCACAGGGCAGGTTTATGACACCGTCCTTTCTAAAGAGCGTCGAGGCGACTACTTAGGCGGCACGGTCCAAGTTATTCCTCATGTCACCGATCAGATTAAGCAAAATATCTATGCCTCTTCCGAGGGTGCTGATGTTGGCATTATCGAGATCGGGGGGACTGTAGGGGATATTGAGAGTTTGCCGTTTTTAGAGGCGATTCGCCAGATTCAGTACGATCTCGGTGAAGAGAATGTGCTCTACCTTCACCTCACCCTGGTTCCTTATATAGGGGCCGCCCACGAATTAAAGACCAAACCAACCCAGCATTCGGTTAAAGAGCTGCGGCAAATTGGAATCCAGCCGCATATTCTGGTGTGTCGCGCAGATCGCCCGCTACCCGAAGAGCTTAAGCACAAGATTGGCCTATTTTGTAATGTGAAAGCAGAATGTGTAGTCGATGCCTGTGATGTGGATAATATCTACAAGGTTCCTCTGTATCTTCACAACCAAGGCCTGGATCAGCTGATCGTGGATCATCTTAATATCTGGACCAGGAACCCTGATCTTCTTGAATGGAAACAAATTGAGGACGCCCTTGATCATCCACGCACTACATGTAAAGTGGCGATCGTGGGTAAGTACACGGATGTAATCGACTCCTACAAGAGTATCAATGAATCATTGGTTCACTCAGGGATCGCCAACCGAGCAAAGATTGAAGTCGAATACGTAGACGCTACTGAAATCAATTCAGACAACGTAGCTGAAGCTCTCGACGCCTTCGACGGGGTTATTGTACCCGGCGGCTTTGGAAATCGCGGTACCGAAGGTAAAATCGAAGCCATTCGGCACCTACGTGAAAGTAAAAAGCCATTTCTTGGAATTTGTCTTGGCATGCAGCTCGCTGCTGTGGAGTTTGCTAGAAATGCTTTGGGATTGTCTAACGCTCACAGTGTGGAGTTAAACCCCAACACTGAATATCCCATCATCCATTTGATGGAAGAACAGAAAGATGTGGAAGAGCTTGGTGGAACGATGAGGCTTGGAGCTTATCCATGTACAATTACGTCCGGTTCCAAAGCTATGGAAGCTTATAAAAAAGAGCAAATTTCAGAGCGTCATCGCCATCGCTACGAATTCAATAATGACTTCCGCGACGGCTTCCGAGAAAAAGGAATGGTGTTTAGTGGCATGAGCCCTGATGAAACCCTTGTGGAAATGATTGAGCTCCAAGACCACCCCTGGTTTGTGGGTTGCCAGTTTCACCCAGAACTCAAGAGTTCTCCTATGGAGCCGCATCCCTTATTCCGAGACTTTGTACGAGCCAGTATTGAAGCCAGGAAGGATGAGCATGGCCGTTAA
- a CDS encoding KpsF/GutQ family sugar-phosphate isomerase → MAVNRDAIVAWGRETIRAEIESLKQTTDVLDGSFTDAVEAILRSEGKVVVAGLGKSGHVGRKLSATLASTGTSSFFLHPAEALHGDLGMMDAGDILLAIAFGGETMETVEVAKAARRNGQTIIAITGKLESTLASLADIVLDGGVVSEACPLNLAPTSSTTVAMAIGDALAVSLMKARGFREEDFAAFHPGGSLGRKLSLVKDHIRCLPLKLSLDDGFHRILEVITQQNFGIAGVFDAEGSLVGAISDGDLRRALIDRESNVFTATAKDFVRGKPKSILDHTLAVDAVNFMEQQNVSSLFVQDDQGVTLGLIRMYDLLAAKIV, encoded by the coding sequence ATGGCCGTTAATCGCGACGCGATCGTGGCTTGGGGCCGAGAGACCATTCGAGCGGAAATTGAATCTCTAAAGCAAACAACGGATGTCTTGGATGGTAGTTTCACTGATGCCGTGGAAGCTATCCTGCGCTCAGAAGGAAAGGTCGTGGTGGCAGGACTCGGGAAATCGGGGCACGTTGGCCGCAAACTTAGCGCGACCCTTGCATCCACGGGAACTTCGTCTTTCTTCCTCCATCCAGCAGAAGCCCTCCACGGCGATCTTGGAATGATGGACGCAGGAGATATCCTATTGGCCATCGCCTTCGGTGGGGAGACCATGGAAACTGTAGAAGTTGCCAAGGCGGCCAGGCGCAACGGGCAAACCATCATCGCGATCACGGGAAAGTTGGAGTCAACTCTGGCGAGCTTGGCTGACATTGTCTTGGATGGCGGTGTAGTGAGTGAGGCATGCCCTTTGAACTTAGCTCCTACAAGCTCCACAACCGTTGCCATGGCAATTGGTGATGCCCTAGCGGTATCGTTAATGAAGGCGCGAGGGTTTCGTGAGGAGGACTTTGCTGCGTTTCATCCGGGTGGGAGCTTAGGAAGGAAGCTCTCCCTTGTGAAAGACCACATTCGGTGTCTACCCCTGAAACTTAGCTTGGATGATGGCTTCCATCGCATCCTTGAGGTGATCACACAGCAAAACTTCGGTATTGCGGGCGTGTTTGATGCCGAGGGTTCCCTTGTGGGAGCCATTAGCGACGGTGATCTCAGGCGGGCCCTCATCGATCGTGAGTCCAATGTTTTTACGGCCACGGCCAAAGACTTTGTTCGTGGTAAGCCAAAATCGATTCTCGATCATACTCTCGCGGTTGATGCTGTGAACTTCATGGAACAGCAAAACGTTTCCAGTCTATTTGTCCAAGATGATCAAGGCGTCACCCTAGGTTTGATCCGCATGTACGATCTGCTTGCTGCAAAAATAGTTTAA
- the lptA gene encoding lipopolysaccharide transport periplasmic protein LptA: MKRFPIFNLFVCAWLLLLAPLGVADIIDSIEDLEQDQSKPKPRQPPRQPTQESPKTDTKPADDDSDIDQEPKKPNKKGNKEKAAKSPIKLKSDGRSTYTKNGGIIVMRKNVVITQDELRLQADQAKIFVDPKKKDDSVEKVEIEGQVKMSKFSEDPTERVTAHGDRAIFINQTQIVQLIGNARLYKGGHLIRGKKIVYDVQTGLITVDQAQGVVQPEEAQ, translated from the coding sequence GTGAAGCGATTCCCAATCTTTAATCTGTTTGTTTGCGCCTGGCTGTTATTACTAGCTCCTTTAGGTGTGGCCGACATTATCGATAGCATCGAGGATCTCGAACAAGATCAATCGAAACCTAAACCAAGGCAGCCTCCAAGACAGCCAACTCAGGAGTCGCCGAAGACCGATACAAAGCCAGCAGATGATGACAGCGACATCGATCAAGAACCCAAAAAGCCAAATAAAAAAGGCAATAAAGAGAAGGCAGCCAAGTCTCCTATTAAGCTAAAAAGTGATGGTCGTTCTACCTACACCAAGAATGGTGGCATCATAGTGATGCGGAAGAATGTTGTGATCACTCAAGATGAACTAAGACTCCAGGCCGATCAGGCGAAAATTTTTGTCGATCCGAAGAAAAAAGATGACTCGGTTGAGAAAGTTGAAATTGAAGGCCAGGTGAAAATGTCCAAGTTTTCTGAAGACCCTACAGAACGAGTGACAGCTCATGGTGACCGTGCAATTTTTATCAACCAGACTCAGATTGTACAACTCATTGGCAATGCTCGCTTGTATAAGGGCGGTCATCTGATCCGTGGCAAAAAGATCGTCTACGATGTACAAACGGGTCTGATTACGGTAGACCAAGCTCAGGGAGTCGTTCAACCAGAGGAGGCCCAATAG
- the lptC gene encoding LPS export ABC transporter periplasmic protein LptC has protein sequence MGKNVVTVIFLVISSLALWVFLSREDRTLRDQVDPDAKQPRIILEEFTLYRYKKHEVQSTLTGRMAHFREPNILEVYGDIRGLRHNTEKREHFAAESATVYFNSNGIVQLMKNSEVKRCEVENNVQVGSRDSVIQTQYAQYFGAEQILRSDVPVQFTGPNSQFAGQGGFQYDIKTEDLDLIGPIEGTLQSEAIPNL, from the coding sequence GTGGGCAAAAATGTCGTTACGGTTATATTTCTAGTCATAAGCAGTTTGGCTCTCTGGGTCTTTTTAAGTCGAGAGGATCGCACGTTGCGGGACCAAGTGGACCCCGATGCGAAGCAGCCTCGTATCATCCTCGAAGAATTCACCTTGTATCGCTACAAGAAGCACGAAGTCCAGTCGACACTGACGGGGCGTATGGCTCACTTCCGTGAGCCAAATATCCTAGAAGTCTATGGGGATATCCGCGGCTTGCGGCATAATACAGAAAAGCGGGAGCACTTTGCTGCTGAGTCCGCTACGGTGTATTTCAATTCGAACGGCATTGTTCAGCTTATGAAAAATAGCGAAGTAAAACGCTGTGAAGTCGAGAATAATGTTCAAGTCGGGTCTCGGGATAGTGTGATCCAAACCCAATACGCACAGTACTTCGGTGCTGAGCAAATCCTTCGTTCGGATGTGCCGGTACAGTTTACCGGGCCTAACAGTCAATTTGCCGGTCAGGGCGGATTCCAATACGATATCAAGACCGAGGATCTCGACCTAATTGGCCCCATAGAAGGAACTCTGCAAAGTGAAGCGATTCCCAATCTTTAA
- a CDS encoding NAD(P)/FAD-dependent oxidoreductase, whose product MTHKFKIAIVGDGISGLSTARSLKLRSPQSEITLIRNPKKHPRASDAAQGVVCNKGLLFPRMPLFEAKLKSLAWVKKWLKDIESLSGKTIPKDFSAVCEPYFDLEQFQKLVKRVYKGNFWGCFQTEHYRGSFASWTLPMEGYLKYPSEGWFHCPSALEAIRFLLSNEGCRFIDESVDRISLRGADLDLWMNGEPHAFDRVILAAGFDTLALCDRSNISFPFLKDVCGHTLSCRSKRDLGQSIVVSGTKSLIVRNHEFFVGSSSRRGQNLSSKELVESIGELEDYGRTLIQDFDMVRSGTSPIWGVRSCTKDRMPYFGSIPEEGWAGKLFSIGGMYKNGLQLGPYLGEALAALVTAQDIPKLAENFRLERFYPD is encoded by the coding sequence ATGACTCATAAATTCAAAATTGCCATAGTAGGTGACGGTATCTCGGGCTTGTCCACCGCTCGTAGCTTGAAACTCCGATCACCACAATCAGAAATCACCCTGATTCGAAATCCTAAAAAACATCCCCGAGCTTCGGATGCGGCCCAGGGCGTGGTTTGCAACAAGGGTTTATTGTTCCCTCGAATGCCACTTTTCGAAGCAAAATTGAAAAGCTTGGCATGGGTAAAAAAGTGGTTGAAAGATATCGAGTCCCTTTCTGGCAAGACCATTCCCAAAGACTTTTCAGCAGTTTGCGAGCCATATTTTGATCTCGAACAGTTCCAAAAATTGGTCAAGCGAGTTTACAAAGGCAATTTCTGGGGTTGCTTTCAAACAGAGCATTACAGAGGCTCCTTTGCTAGCTGGACATTGCCGATGGAAGGTTATCTAAAATATCCTTCGGAAGGCTGGTTCCATTGCCCTTCGGCTCTTGAAGCGATTCGCTTCCTCCTTTCGAATGAAGGCTGCCGATTTATAGATGAGTCCGTCGATCGCATCAGTCTCCGAGGTGCAGACCTAGATTTGTGGATGAATGGCGAGCCTCATGCATTTGATCGAGTAATTTTGGCTGCAGGCTTTGATACCTTGGCCCTTTGTGATCGTTCCAACATTTCCTTTCCTTTTCTCAAAGACGTCTGCGGCCATACCCTATCCTGCCGTTCAAAAAGAGATTTGGGACAATCTATAGTTGTATCGGGTACTAAAAGTTTGATCGTTCGTAACCATGAATTTTTTGTCGGTAGTTCATCAAGAAGAGGGCAAAACTTATCTTCAAAGGAGCTCGTAGAAAGCATTGGCGAGCTAGAGGACTATGGGAGAACTTTAATCCAAGATTTCGATATGGTTCGATCTGGAACTAGTCCTATTTGGGGGGTGCGATCATGCACAAAAGATAGAATGCCTTACTTTGGTTCGATCCCAGAAGAGGGCTGGGCTGGAAAACTATTTTCCATTGGCGGTATGTATAAAAATGGACTTCAGTTAGGTCCCTATCTTGGAGAAGCACTCGCCGCTTTAGTTACCGCACAAGATATCCCAAAGCTAGCAGAAAATTTTCGACTTGAGCGCTTCTACCCAGACTGA
- the gatB gene encoding Asp-tRNA(Asn)/Glu-tRNA(Gln) amidotransferase subunit GatB: MNSQEPEGLGFLDHPLMQRFEPVIGLEVHCQLATKSKLFCNCSTEFGAGANHNTCPVCLGLPGTLPVLNRQAVDYAVAMGLAIEGSIQETSVFARKQYFYPDLPKGYQISQYDLPYCLGGAIRLDSGYEIQLTRIHIEEDAGKNVHGDNASYVDLNRAGIPLIEIVSEPVIRTPQEAVEYLKKLRTMARYLEISDGNMEEGSFRCDANVSVRARGQSQLGTRTEIKNLNSFKSIERAITYEIFRQIDVIDAGDRVIQQTLLFDTALGKTQALRSKEDSHDYRYFPDPDLGCLMLSKERIDKIRDNLPELPEAKAQRFQDQFSLSSYDATQLTTEKGLATYFEEVVSQAGNGVAPKLAANWTLTEVLRVLSENDLEIEASPISPTQLAELLNLISDGTISGKIAKRVFELMLSRTENPKKIVEQEGLVQISDESKIQSVIKEILDKNGAQVEEYLSGKDKVLGFFVGQVMKAFQGKCNPSLVNKILKDQLNDRRK, encoded by the coding sequence ATGAACAGTCAAGAGCCTGAAGGGCTTGGCTTCTTAGATCATCCCTTGATGCAACGCTTTGAGCCGGTAATCGGACTAGAAGTTCATTGTCAGCTGGCAACGAAGAGTAAGTTATTTTGCAATTGCTCCACGGAATTTGGAGCAGGGGCCAACCATAACACATGCCCCGTTTGCCTAGGACTACCAGGCACATTACCTGTACTTAACAGGCAAGCAGTGGACTATGCGGTGGCTATGGGTTTAGCGATCGAAGGCTCTATTCAAGAGACCAGTGTCTTTGCTAGGAAACAGTACTTTTATCCCGATCTACCAAAAGGCTATCAGATATCACAGTATGACCTCCCCTATTGCCTAGGTGGGGCTATTCGCCTAGACAGTGGATACGAAATACAGCTGACAAGAATCCATATCGAAGAGGATGCGGGAAAGAATGTTCATGGAGATAATGCCAGCTATGTGGATTTGAATCGGGCAGGTATTCCCTTAATTGAAATAGTGAGCGAGCCTGTTATTCGCACACCGCAAGAAGCTGTGGAGTACTTGAAGAAGCTGCGAACAATGGCACGATATTTAGAAATATCCGATGGAAATATGGAAGAAGGTTCGTTTCGCTGTGATGCAAATGTATCAGTACGTGCTCGTGGTCAATCGCAGCTAGGCACACGTACAGAGATCAAGAATCTGAACTCATTTAAGAGCATTGAACGGGCCATTACTTATGAGATTTTTAGGCAAATCGATGTGATTGATGCTGGAGATCGGGTGATCCAACAGACCCTTCTGTTCGATACCGCCTTAGGTAAAACCCAAGCCCTTCGTTCGAAGGAAGATAGTCACGACTACCGCTACTTTCCAGATCCTGACTTAGGCTGTCTTATGCTTTCGAAGGAACGGATAGATAAAATCAGAGACAATCTACCAGAGCTTCCAGAAGCTAAAGCCCAGCGATTTCAGGACCAATTCTCTTTAAGCTCTTACGATGCGACGCAATTAACTACTGAGAAGGGTCTTGCGACATATTTTGAAGAAGTCGTTAGCCAGGCAGGCAATGGGGTGGCACCCAAGCTAGCTGCAAATTGGACTCTCACCGAGGTGCTGCGCGTACTTTCTGAAAACGACCTAGAAATCGAGGCAAGCCCCATTTCCCCTACTCAACTCGCGGAATTGCTAAACCTCATCAGCGATGGAACCATATCTGGCAAAATTGCAAAGAGGGTGTTCGAACTAATGTTGAGTCGGACAGAAAACCCTAAGAAAATTGTAGAACAAGAGGGGCTCGTTCAGATTTCGGACGAATCGAAGATTCAGTCAGTGATAAAAGAGATCTTGGATAAAAATGGCGCTCAGGTCGAAGAGTACCTTTCAGGAAAAGATAAGGTTTTGGGGTTTTTCGTAGGTCAGGTGATGAAGGCTTTTCAAGGTAAATGCAATCCTAGCTTAGTCAATAAAATCTTAAAAGATCAGCTTAATGACAGACGTAAATAA
- the gatA gene encoding Asp-tRNA(Asn)/Glu-tRNA(Gln) amidotransferase subunit GatA: MLDPITAEAWTISQSVNRDLIDPLEVAKSYADRVEINHRDLNTHINWDKAAIIDAAEKQNDYIVAAKKAKKLLPLAGVPIVVKDNLMTKGTTVTCGSKFLKSYRSPYDATVIEKLRAAGAIFMGRANMDEFAMGSSNENSAWGPVKNPVNKSHVPGGSSGGSAAAVAAHLAPLALGTDTGGSIRQPASFCGVVGMKPSYGRVSRYGLVAFGSSLDQVGPIATTVRDAALLYDVIAGHDPKDSSSANRPIEPIHGLVNRWQDLEGHRIGIIEECFDDGLQDDVKVKVQQAIETMRRAGAEIKTVSLPHLKYSVACYYVLATAEVSSNLSRFDGVRFGERQDHESLEQMYLASRSEGFGKEVKQRIMLGTFGLSSGYYNAYYDKATRVRELIRQDFQNVFDSGIDILVSPTAPTTAFELGKKTRDSLAMYLSDVYTIGANLSGIPAISVPCGTDQKGLPIAVQLMTPMFREDLLFKGAYVYEQSRA; this comes from the coding sequence ATGTTGGATCCTATAACTGCAGAAGCCTGGACCATATCGCAAAGCGTCAATCGAGATCTTATTGACCCTCTTGAAGTTGCAAAATCTTATGCAGATCGGGTTGAAATCAATCATCGCGATCTAAACACCCATATCAATTGGGACAAGGCAGCCATTATCGATGCTGCTGAGAAACAAAACGACTATATTGTGGCTGCAAAAAAAGCCAAGAAGCTGCTGCCCTTAGCTGGAGTACCAATTGTCGTCAAAGACAATTTGATGACCAAAGGGACAACAGTCACCTGTGGCTCTAAATTCCTTAAGTCCTACAGAAGTCCTTACGACGCTACGGTTATTGAAAAACTAAGAGCCGCTGGAGCTATTTTCATGGGTCGAGCTAATATGGACGAGTTTGCTATGGGCTCGTCCAATGAAAACTCCGCTTGGGGCCCAGTTAAAAATCCAGTCAATAAATCACACGTTCCTGGTGGGTCTTCCGGTGGATCAGCAGCAGCAGTTGCTGCGCACTTAGCCCCCCTTGCCCTAGGGACAGACACAGGAGGTAGCATTCGGCAACCAGCTAGCTTCTGTGGTGTAGTTGGAATGAAACCTAGCTATGGTCGTGTTAGCCGCTATGGCCTAGTTGCTTTTGGCTCTTCTTTGGATCAAGTTGGTCCTATTGCGACAACGGTCCGGGACGCAGCCCTTTTGTACGATGTCATCGCAGGCCACGATCCTAAAGATTCAAGTTCCGCAAATCGGCCCATAGAACCGATACATGGTTTGGTAAATCGCTGGCAAGACCTGGAAGGCCATCGCATCGGAATTATCGAAGAATGTTTTGATGATGGCTTACAGGACGACGTCAAGGTGAAAGTCCAGCAGGCGATTGAGACTATGCGTCGCGCAGGAGCTGAAATCAAAACTGTCAGCCTACCCCATCTAAAGTATAGCGTTGCATGTTACTACGTTCTTGCTACCGCCGAGGTTTCTTCGAATCTCTCTCGATTTGATGGAGTTCGTTTCGGTGAACGGCAGGACCACGAAAGTCTTGAGCAGATGTACCTTGCATCTCGCTCTGAAGGTTTTGGCAAAGAAGTGAAGCAGCGAATAATGCTGGGAACCTTTGGGTTGTCGTCCGGCTACTATAATGCCTACTATGACAAGGCTACAAGGGTTCGAGAATTGATTCGACAGGATTTTCAGAATGTCTTTGATTCTGGTATCGATATCTTAGTGTCGCCCACGGCTCCTACTACTGCTTTTGAGCTTGGCAAGAAAACACGAGACTCCTTAGCCATGTACCTCAGTGATGTGTATACCATTGGCGCGAACCTGTCCGGGATTCCCGCGATCTCTGTACCTTGTGGTACAGATCAAAAAGGCTTGCCGATTGCAGTTCAGCTTATGACCCCAATGTTTCGAGAAGATCTGCTGTTTAAAGGAGCCTACGTTTATGAACAGTCAAGAGCCTGA